The following DNA comes from Tissierellales bacterium.
TAATCTTTGAAGTTCAGTTCTTCTTTCTCTATTTTCTTTCTCTATTTCAGTTCTCATTTTATGAACTTCCTCCTTGGCTTCAAGGAGTAGTTCCTTCTTATGAGATTCACCATCCCTCTTAGCATCGTCAAGAATCTTTTCAGCTAATAATTCAGCATTACCAATTTTTCCTTCACCAATGGTTTTCCTTATATAATATCCAATGACAATTCCTATTATAACACTTATAATAACAGCTATTAAAAGTTCAATAACAAAGCACCTCCCTTTCTATTTAATTTTCAAGTTCCATTACACATTTTCAAATATAATTCAATCCAATAAAAATATAAACCGAGGTATCTCGGCCTATAGTGATTTAACTATCTTGATTTGAACAGCCAGCATACGCTTTAATTTTATTACTTTTAGTCAATTCTGTCAAGTTTTTTTCACAAGTTAAAAGTCAACTTTTCTACAATACTCTCTGTTCCTTTTAACTCTACCTTATATGCATTTGTACCAATGGCTGATAGGTGATTATTGTGTGTTACCATAATAATTTGCCTATTAAACATTTCTGAAGTTTTCTTTAAAAAATTAGCAACATTAAAAATATATTCTTCACTTACATGTTTTGCTGGCTCATCTAATATTAAAGGACCTTCAATAAAAGGTCTATGAATTTGGAGAAATGATATTCTTAAAGCTAAGGATACAATATCAACAACTCCCCCACCCCTAGACTCAGTAGGTTTAGTTTTAATTTCTTCTCCGTCAACATTGGTTATTACATAGAATTCAGCGTTTTGTTTTTTATAAGCTTCGTTTATTTCGATTTTAAACTGAGTATTATTTTCAAAAATATACTCTAAACAATTAGTAACAAGATTTTCTACCTGAACTTTCGCTTGTTCACGAGCAAATTGGGAAGTTTTTTGTAGTAAAATATTAACCTGTTCTAGTAGTTCCTGTTGCTTTTCAATTGAAGCTATTTTTTCATTGTTTTCCTTAAGCTGTTCAATAATTTTTTCCCTTTTACCACTTTCTTTTGCATAATACTGTTTTAATAAATCTAAGTAACTTTTTAACTCATCATATTCGGTCATGACATTTATCACATCTTTTCTAATATATCTCTTGGTAATAATTCATTTGCATCTTTAAATAAATTATTAATTTCATTTTCCAATTTTTCTATTTCCATATCTAAATCTTCGGGATTTACCCCTAATTCTTTTAATTCCTTAATTATTTTTTCCTTTTCTTGAGTAAGTTGTTCGAGTCGCACTTCAGCTTTATATTTTAATGTCTTAGCCCTTTCTAAATTTTGCTTTAAATTATTAAGTTCCTTTTCATAATCTGCCAATTTGAAACCTCCTTACCTATAATTATCAATAATATTATTAATAGTGCTGCTGTGTATTTTACTAAAACATAATGGACAAACTTCCAGTTCTAATAATAGTTTTTTATACTCCTCCAACAGCTTTTGAGTTTGTAACTCTTCTTTTTTAATTTTATTTTTAGATATATTTATTTCTTTAATATTTTCATCATATTTCTCCTTAATTGAAATTAGTTTATGTTTCTTAACTATCAAGTCATTAATTTCATTAGTAAACTTCTCAGCAGTATTTACATTAGATAATTTTTCTAAATAAAAATTACCAAAAACTATTCTCTTATTAGAATCTCCTAAAGAAGTATTTAATTTAATTAATTTATTTAACTTATTATTAAATTTTTCTAAATTCTTAATGTTTTCATCTATTTTATCAGTATGCGTTAATTTTTTTATTATATTTAAGTTTTTATCATAGTAGCTATTTACTTTTTTATAGTCTTTATTAATATCTAATAGGTTAGTAAATATTTCCTT
Coding sequences within:
- a CDS encoding ATPase, whose amino-acid sequence is MTEYDELKSYLDLLKQYYAKESGKREKIIEQLKENNEKIASIEKQQELLEQVNILLQKTSQFAREQAKVQVENLVTNCLEYIFENNTQFKIEINEAYKKQNAEFYVITNVDGEEIKTKPTESRGGGVVDIVSLALRISFLQIHRPFIEGPLILDEPAKHVSEEYIFNVANFLKKTSEMFNRQIIMVTHNNHLSAIGTNAYKVELKGTESIVEKLTFNL